One Pantoea trifolii DNA segment encodes these proteins:
- the suhB gene encoding inositol-1-monophosphatase, with protein sequence MHPMLNIAVRAARKAGNLIAKNYETPDAVEASQKGSNDFVTNVDRDAERLIIEVIRKSYPKHTIITEESGELAGEDQDIQWVIDPLDGTTNFIKRLPHFSVSIAVRIKGRTEVAVVYDPMRNELFTAVRGQGAQLNGYRLRGSTARDLDGTILATGFPFKLKQHATPYINIVGKLFTQCADFRRTGSAALDLAYTAAGRVDGFFEIGLKPWDFAAGELLVREAGGLVTDFTGNHGYVMSGNIVAGNPRVVKAMLASMREELSEALKR encoded by the coding sequence ATGCATCCGATGCTCAACATCGCCGTGCGCGCAGCGCGCAAGGCCGGAAATTTAATTGCCAAGAATTATGAAACCCCGGACGCAGTTGAAGCTAGCCAGAAAGGCAGCAACGACTTCGTTACCAATGTTGACCGTGACGCAGAACGTCTGATTATCGAAGTAATTCGTAAATCGTACCCGAAACACACCATCATCACCGAAGAAAGCGGTGAACTGGCGGGCGAAGATCAGGACATTCAATGGGTAATCGATCCGCTGGATGGCACCACCAACTTCATCAAGCGTCTTCCACACTTCTCAGTATCTATCGCTGTGCGCATTAAAGGCCGCACCGAAGTCGCTGTGGTTTACGATCCAATGCGTAACGAACTCTTCACCGCCGTACGCGGTCAGGGCGCCCAGCTGAACGGCTATCGCCTGCGCGGCAGCACGGCTCGCGATCTGGATGGCACCATTCTGGCTACCGGCTTCCCGTTCAAGTTGAAGCAGCACGCAACGCCATACATCAACATCGTTGGCAAACTGTTTACTCAGTGTGCCGATTTCCGTCGCACCGGTTCAGCGGCGCTGGATCTGGCTTACACCGCTGCGGGTCGCGTTGATGGTTTCTTTGAGATTGGCCTGAAGCCGTGGGATTTTGCCGCGGGCGAACTGCTGGTGCGTGAGGCGGGCGGCCTGGTGACTGACTTTACCGGCAACCACGGTTACGTGATGTCAGGTAACATCGTTGCGGGTAACCCACGCGTAGTGAAAGCGATGCTGGCATCGATGCGTGAAGAATTGAGTGAAGCGCTGAAGCGCTAA